One Spinacia oleracea cultivar Varoflay chromosome 4, BTI_SOV_V1, whole genome shotgun sequence DNA segment encodes these proteins:
- the LOC110804586 gene encoding ras-related protein RABA1f: MSAYRADDDYDYLFKVVLIGDSGVGKSNLLSRFTRNEFNLESKSTIGVEFATRSIHVDDKIVKAQIWDTAGQERYRAITSAYYRGAVGALLVYDVTRHVTFENIERWLKELRDHTDSSIVIMLVANKADLRHLRAVSTEDAKAFAEREKLFFMETSALESLNVENAFSEVLTQVYHVVCRKALDAGGDPTALPKGQTIDIGSKDDVSEVKKVGCCSA; the protein is encoded by the exons ATGTCGGCATACAGAGCAGACGACGACTACGATTACTTGTTCAAGGTAGTATTGATTGGCGATTCTGGTGTCGGAAAATCCAACCTTCTCTCTCGTTTCACCCGCAATGAGTTTAACCTTGAATCCAAATCCACAATCGGCGTCGAATTCGCTACTCGTAGCATTCATGTTGATGATAAGATTGTCAAAGCTCAGATTTGGGACACCGCTGGCCAGGAAAG GTACCGTGCTATCACTAGTGCATACTACAGAGGGGCCGTTGGTGCTCTATTGGTCTATGATGTGACCAGGCATGTCACGTTTGAGAATATTGAGAGATGGTTAAAGGAATTGCGAGATCATACAGATTCCAGCATTGTGATAATGCTTGTGGCAAACAAGGCAGATTTGAGACACTTACGTGCTGTTTCCACTGAAGATGCCAAGGCCTTTGCAGAAAGGGAGAAACTCTTCTTCATGGAGACATCTGCCCTTGAATCTTTGAACGTTGAAAATGCATTCAGTGAAGTCCTCACCCAGGTATATCATGTTGTCTGCCGCAAAGCACTTGATGCTGGGGGTGACCCAACAGCCTTGCCAAAGGGTCAAACCATTGATATCGGATCTAAGGATGATGTTTCTGAGGTGAAAAAGGTCGGTTGCTGTTCTGCCTGA